The sequence ACGACGCTGTCCGATATTGAGCTGTTTCTGAGGAAAGTCGCCGCGAGATGTTCTATCGTATGAAGAGCACCGGGTGCAATCGCGCATGTATTTGGCTTTACCAGTCTTATATCGAGCGTATATGTGTTTCTGTCTCGCCTCGACAGATACAGACCTGGCTTTAACTTGTCATGATCTACGGTAAAACTCGCTATCGTTTTCATATTCCGTTTTCCCCGTCCGTTACAGCCGGCGAAAATTCCGCGATCAACCGTTCTCTTTCACTTTCTGTAATATTAGAGCCGCCGCTCAGCGCGGCGCGTCCCGGATATACCGCAAACGCCCGTTTTAACGCTATGAAGCTGTCCGAAATAAACATTACCGGACCTGTCAGAAATGGCAGAGCCTCAACAAGCTCGTCCGCATCATTTTCCGAGTTTATCCGGATAAGCGCGACGCAGCCGTCATATTCCGCGGCTATGTCGCCTAAGTCAATTCCGCATACAATCTCAGGACTCAGCGGCATTTTACTTATATCATATATGATCCCGGCGTTTGAAGCAAGCGTTTTAAACGAATCGGAATGCGTCATCGTTTCTTTCAACGATTTAATCTTTTTTGAAAGCAAGGCTATATGCTCCGGACCAGTTCCGCAGCAGCCTCCGACTATTGCGGCTCCTGCGGTATACAAGTTCGCGGCGGAGCAGCAAAAATCCTCTCCCGTTTCGCTTTGCTTTATATTTGACGCATTCGGCAGTCCGCCGTTCGGCTTGGCTATAAGCGGATATCCCTCCGCCCGTGTCTCGCAAAGCCTTTTTATATACGGAAGCATTTCATCCGCTCCGCGTGAGCAGTTAATTCCGAACGCGTCAGCTCCTGCCGACGAAAGCGAAATAAGGCATGCCTCCGAAGGTTCTCCGCTTAATGTGGCGCCGTTTTCGTCTATTGTTACAGTTACAAAAACGGGCTTTTCCGTAATGCTCTTCACAGCGTAAAGCGCGGCACGCGCCTCCGAAAGAGAAACCTGTGTCTCTATTACGAATAAATCTGCTCCGGCTTCATCAAGAGCAATTGCCTGACGCGTAAAACTCGATACAAGCTCATCAAAGCCAGTCTCTCCATATGGTAATAAAAACCTGCCCGACGGAGATATGTCGCCCGCGATATATACCTTTTTATCTCTTCCGCAGCACTTATAATAACGCTCCCGCGCCTCAACTGTAAGGGCTGTCAGCCGCTTGTTCATTTCTTCGCATTCTTTATCAAGCGAATATCTCTTCAGCACAAACGGGTTCGCTCCGAATGTCGGAGCCAGCACTATATCCGAGCCCGCTTTGTAATACTCCGTCTGCAGAGCAATCACGGCTTCGGAATTATCGGCGCTTTTAAGAATCCAGCTTTCCGGACATTCTCCGAGCTTTAAACCTAATTCAAACAAATGGGTACCTGTCGCTCCGTCGAGAACAAGAGGCAGTTTTAACGGAAATTTTCTCATGTTTTATCCTGAATTATATTTTCTTTTTCGTTGTAGGATTTACCGCTAAAGAGAAAAGGCTCTGGTATATGAGCTTCTCTTTTTATTAAACTATATTATTAATTGGCATTTAAATAATTGCCGCTCAGTGAATAGACTCTGGTATACGGGCTTTTCTCCCATATAAAACAAGACTTATTTAAATGCCGTTTATAACTGTCAAACAGGCCGTACTGTGATATGGTATTCGTTGTGTTCGGCGGTGTTCCCTCCGATTTCGACGAGGTAATCAATAAGCATATTTCCGCCCTCCGCGCCTATGTTGTTTTCAAGCGCCTTGGTTGTTACGCATACGGTAGGAAAATGCGTAATCGGCGCAATTCCTGATAAATAAGCCGCTTCGTCAAACTTACCGTCCCCGAGAGGATAAGCGCAGATAAACCGCTTCCCGCGTTCAAATGCCATGTGCGTATTCACCTTTCCGTATC is a genomic window of Oscillospiraceae bacterium containing:
- a CDS encoding homocysteine S-methyltransferase family protein, coding for MRKFPLKLPLVLDGATGTHLFELGLKLGECPESWILKSADNSEAVIALQTEYYKAGSDIVLAPTFGANPFVLKRYSLDKECEEMNKRLTALTVEARERYYKCCGRDKKVYIAGDISPSGRFLLPYGETGFDELVSSFTRQAIALDEAGADLFVIETQVSLSEARAALYAVKSITEKPVFVTVTIDENGATLSGEPSEACLISLSSAGADAFGINCSRGADEMLPYIKRLCETRAEGYPLIAKPNGGLPNASNIKQSETGEDFCCSAANLYTAGAAIVGGCCGTGPEHIALLSKKIKSLKETMTHSDSFKTLASNAGIIYDISKMPLSPEIVCGIDLGDIAAEYDGCVALIRINSENDADELVEALPFLTGPVMFISDSFIALKRAFAVYPGRAALSGGSNITESERERLIAEFSPAVTDGENGI